A genomic segment from Neobacillus sp. YX16 encodes:
- a CDS encoding Nif3-like dinuclear metal center hexameric protein: protein MPEIKELVSKLDIEFDIKAFGKDPSFSRFIPNAYDPLRFDWKSAFEKEFVGLFNGLMLKGASKVERVFLAVFPTDYVLERFLEEGNEGDLLFMHHPLLMECGDPKGKWGQGFLPIKEKYIWQVKKKKLSIYTCHIPMDCHKKLGTNVAIARALKAEIIERELLNEIKNDFLLVCNIEKTNTDELVSTLKGIFEVPYVDFEGKKLNEIQRIAIVAGCGDKVDWMKEAERNGVQAYITGEVHCHIDNDYGKQRYKEMIEYASKTSMSLIGVSHSASEYLGHKTLMKDWFENNFDIKTVLIPQEKWWL from the coding sequence TTGCCAGAAATTAAAGAATTAGTTAGTAAATTAGACATCGAATTCGATATAAAAGCATTTGGAAAAGATCCTTCATTTAGTCGATTTATACCTAATGCCTATGACCCTTTACGATTTGATTGGAAATCTGCTTTTGAAAAGGAATTTGTTGGACTTTTTAATGGACTAATGTTAAAAGGTGCTTCAAAAGTTGAAAGAGTTTTTTTGGCTGTTTTTCCAACTGATTATGTATTGGAAAGGTTTCTAGAAGAAGGTAACGAGGGAGATTTATTGTTTATGCATCATCCCTTGCTAATGGAATGTGGAGACCCTAAAGGCAAATGGGGACAAGGATTTCTTCCCATTAAAGAAAAATACATTTGGCAAGTGAAGAAGAAAAAACTATCTATATACACCTGCCACATACCTATGGATTGTCATAAAAAATTAGGCACGAATGTTGCGATTGCCAGAGCATTAAAAGCTGAAATTATTGAGAGAGAATTATTAAATGAAATAAAGAATGATTTTTTACTAGTATGTAATATTGAAAAAACAAACACTGATGAATTAGTTTCAACATTGAAAGGTATTTTTGAAGTTCCCTATGTTGATTTTGAAGGTAAAAAATTAAATGAAATTCAAAGGATAGCAATTGTTGCTGGTTGTGGAGATAAAGTTGATTGGATGAAGGAAGCAGAAAGAAATGGCGTTCAAGCATATATTACAGGGGAAGTCCATTGCCATATTGATAACGATTATGGAAAACAAAGATACAAAGAAATGATAGAGTATGCTTCAAAAACATCAATGTCGCTTATAGGTGTTTCCCACTCTGCTTCAGAATATCTTGGACATAAAACTTTGATGAAAGACTGGTTTGAAAATAACTTTGATATTAAAACGGTTTTAATTCCACAGGAAAAATGGTGGTTATAA
- a CDS encoding AraC family transcriptional regulator: MILIQQLDLLQQVIDYIEDHIKDEIDPENLAKMTGYSPFHFYRVFQKHTGYSLMDYVVKRRLQYALHELINGKKVIEIAMDYGFETHAGFTKAFKKCFGSPPSLFKIHCPKSLPHKLDLNSIHQKNTGGIVLQPMIVKRQSFTVAGKTFEINMGNVSYTRDAPAIWDQEGLADGSIERSLYKSLSPKKHGEYCINLSPSAVGDKFIYLFAVDLNKDTSIPDGLTSLQIPAATYAVFRTPLVEVEKFASAIKGTWNYIVEDWFPHSSYEVDEEAYDFEYYDEHCHHWDHERIYMEIHIPIKERG, encoded by the coding sequence GTGATTCTTATCCAACAGTTAGACTTGCTACAACAGGTAATCGATTATATCGAAGATCATATTAAAGACGAAATTGATCCAGAGAACTTAGCAAAAATGACGGGCTATTCCCCTTTCCATTTTTATCGAGTTTTTCAAAAGCATACAGGATATTCCTTAATGGACTATGTCGTAAAAAGGAGACTTCAGTATGCATTACATGAACTAATTAATGGGAAAAAGGTAATCGAAATAGCCATGGATTACGGATTTGAAACCCATGCTGGTTTTACAAAAGCCTTTAAAAAATGCTTCGGAAGCCCTCCTAGTTTATTTAAGATTCATTGTCCTAAATCATTACCGCATAAATTAGATTTGAACAGCATTCATCAAAAGAACACGGGCGGCATCGTATTGCAGCCTATGATTGTGAAGAGGCAGTCCTTCACTGTTGCAGGTAAAACATTCGAAATTAATATGGGGAATGTATCTTACACAAGAGATGCACCTGCGATTTGGGATCAAGAAGGGCTGGCAGACGGTTCCATCGAAAGATCTCTATATAAATCACTATCCCCCAAAAAGCACGGGGAGTACTGTATAAACTTAAGTCCTTCAGCCGTAGGAGATAAGTTTATCTATTTATTTGCTGTAGATTTGAACAAAGATACTTCAATTCCAGATGGACTGACATCATTACAAATACCAGCAGCTACTTATGCTGTGTTCAGAACTCCTTTGGTTGAAGTTGAGAAGTTTGCTTCAGCGATCAAAGGAACATGGAATTATATAGTAGAGGACTGGTTTCCACACTCATCTTATGAAGTGGATGAAGAGGCATATGACTTTGAGTACTATGATGAGCATTGCCACCACTGGGATCACGAAAGAATCTATATGGAGATACACATTCCTATTAAAGAAAGAGGATGA
- a CDS encoding TraB/GumN family protein, translated as MTEENITRIQLDGKEIILIGTAHVSKLSVEQVKEVIDREQPDSVCIELDEQRYKSIMDGNKWREMDIFKVIKEKKATLLIMNLAISSFQNRLAKQFDTKPGQEMIQGIESAKEIGAELVLADRNIQITFSRIWGNVGVWGKAQLLTSIIYSIFNKETISEEELEKMKTQDTLNASLAEISEAFPKLKKPLIDERDQYLAQKIKEAPGKKVVAVLGAAHVPGITKEIHHDQDLQALTKTKPKSKTPQIIGWAIPVLIVALIAFTFFLNPSAGMDQAISWILWTGITAALGATAALGHPLAILAAFIAAPITTLHPLLAAGWVSGLVQAYIKRPSVADFETLSEDVFTLKGFWRNKFTRVLLVIILTNIGGSFGTFIGGADVIRTFFNNL; from the coding sequence ATGACGGAAGAAAATATAACCCGAATTCAACTGGATGGCAAAGAAATCATATTAATTGGTACGGCGCATGTTTCCAAACTAAGCGTGGAGCAAGTAAAAGAGGTCATTGACCGAGAACAGCCTGATTCTGTTTGTATCGAATTGGATGAACAACGCTACAAGTCGATTATGGACGGCAACAAGTGGAGAGAAATGGATATCTTCAAGGTTATAAAGGAAAAGAAGGCTACATTATTAATCATGAATCTCGCCATATCATCTTTTCAAAACCGCTTAGCCAAGCAATTTGATACAAAACCAGGGCAAGAAATGATCCAAGGAATTGAATCGGCAAAAGAAATAGGGGCTGAGCTCGTTTTAGCCGATCGTAATATCCAAATTACCTTCTCGCGCATTTGGGGGAATGTTGGGGTCTGGGGAAAAGCACAGCTGCTCACGTCAATTATCTATAGTATTTTCAATAAAGAAACCATTTCAGAAGAAGAACTTGAGAAAATGAAGACTCAAGATACATTGAATGCTTCGCTTGCTGAAATTTCAGAAGCGTTTCCTAAATTAAAGAAACCTTTAATTGATGAACGCGATCAATACCTAGCTCAAAAAATTAAAGAAGCACCCGGTAAAAAAGTTGTGGCAGTTCTAGGAGCGGCACACGTTCCAGGAATCACAAAAGAGATTCACCATGACCAGGATTTACAAGCTCTCACAAAAACAAAGCCAAAATCAAAAACACCGCAAATTATCGGCTGGGCAATCCCGGTACTCATTGTTGCACTGATTGCATTTACCTTTTTTCTCAATCCATCCGCTGGTATGGATCAAGCAATTAGCTGGATCCTCTGGACTGGAATTACAGCTGCACTCGGTGCAACTGCTGCATTGGGACATCCACTGGCTATATTAGCAGCCTTTATAGCGGCGCCCATCACCACCTTGCATCCATTACTTGCCGCAGGCTGGGTATCGGGGCTTGTGCAGGCTTATATCAAACGCCCAAGTGTGGCAGACTTTGAAACCTTATCAGAAGATGTTTTTACACTTAAAGGCTTTTGGCGTAATAAATTTACAAGGGTCCTGCTGGTCATCATCCTAACCAACATTGGAGGTTCATTTGGAACCTTTATAGGGGGAGCAGACGTTATCCGTACGTTTTTCAATAATTTATAA
- a CDS encoding histidine phosphatase family protein, giving the protein MNIYLIRHGEAEHNVDKTVMAHTHDSQHSLTELGHKQAQVTAEFFKTIATPRTVLYSSPYLRTMQTAQAIHSSLPEGIPFYENPLIREWELGNLYDFTDRTPEKKKEFKAAGQFYFRFQNGESLADVYLRATMFMNTVVERAKQQQRYDNVVIVTHAAFIHMLLTFLMNWPIEDLKNFKPVENASVIKINEVDGDYQHKKIFVPIVN; this is encoded by the coding sequence TTGAATATTTATCTCATCCGTCATGGTGAAGCAGAGCATAATGTGGATAAAACAGTGATGGCGCATACTCACGATTCACAGCATAGTTTAACGGAGCTCGGTCATAAACAAGCACAGGTAACGGCTGAATTCTTCAAAACAATAGCTACTCCAAGGACGGTTTTGTATAGTTCTCCTTATTTACGTACCATGCAAACAGCTCAAGCGATTCATTCCTCGTTGCCAGAGGGTATTCCTTTTTACGAGAATCCGTTAATAAGAGAGTGGGAGCTGGGAAATCTTTATGACTTTACGGATCGCACTCCTGAAAAGAAGAAAGAATTCAAAGCAGCAGGTCAATTTTACTTTCGCTTTCAGAACGGGGAATCATTAGCAGATGTGTATTTAAGAGCAACGATGTTCATGAACACCGTGGTTGAACGGGCGAAACAGCAGCAGCGATATGATAATGTTGTTATTGTAACGCATGCCGCCTTTATTCATATGCTGTTAACCTTTCTGATGAATTGGCCAATTGAGGATTTGAAAAATTTTAAACCGGTAGAAAATGCCTCTGTTATTAAAATAAATGAAGTAGATGGAGATTATCAGCACAAGAAAATCTTTGTTCCCATCGTTAACTGA